One genomic segment of Caldimonas brevitalea includes these proteins:
- a CDS encoding DUF3466 family protein encodes MTALRRSVRAALAILAGSGLAAAEAAPRYRLVSLDGFNSAYSTAVDISENGLVTGYVAATAYDAENVLGRAYIYKAGVLRTLPSLGGYSAGGGINRAGQVAMSSSPSWYIYDSQPAWFDGVSMHGLGQYGSANDINEKGQIVGGITDRLGVSYDAFVYDNQGTRMLGSLGGDPSSEGTDSVASAINDSGQVAGYASIADYGPVHAFRHDGESMHDLGTLGGMTSWGYGINDAGHVVGMADLAGNAASHAFLHDGVTMHDLGTLGGNDSSAMDVNSHGHVVGSSMIDGGTQHAFLFDGSALLDLHLLLDSSGAGWTLRFANAINDRGEIVGTGVVDGVTRAFLLTPVPEPHSYVLMLAGLAAVAARQVRRGAAGPGRGRKGGESKSSRRIVAGLAALLTAAAGAPAIAKEISLDVQMEQVGYTRLHHGMYIEPWIDPTPFTMTLTFADTVTLQSTGENQARYSIGKIRTAADSQVNGNPGFDYEYARHPSTASFVSVIQDWSGPQLSGRSSTNQPGRRPAD; translated from the coding sequence ATGACGGCTCTAAGGCGCTCAGTGCGTGCTGCGTTGGCCATACTTGCCGGCAGTGGGCTGGCAGCGGCAGAGGCGGCACCGCGCTATCGGCTCGTCAGCCTTGACGGATTCAATTCGGCTTACAGCACGGCTGTCGATATCAGCGAGAACGGGCTGGTGACCGGGTACGTGGCCGCCACCGCCTATGACGCCGAGAACGTGTTGGGACGGGCGTACATCTATAAGGCAGGCGTGCTACGCACCCTGCCCAGTCTCGGCGGATACAGTGCTGGCGGCGGCATCAATCGGGCAGGTCAGGTGGCCATGAGCTCCAGCCCCTCCTGGTACATCTACGATTCCCAACCGGCTTGGTTCGATGGCGTGTCGATGCACGGCCTGGGTCAGTACGGCAGCGCGAACGACATCAACGAGAAGGGCCAGATCGTGGGTGGCATCACCGACCGCCTCGGTGTCAGCTACGACGCATTCGTGTACGACAACCAGGGCACGCGCATGCTGGGGTCTCTAGGAGGAGACCCGTCCTCTGAAGGTACCGACAGCGTCGCAAGTGCAATCAACGATTCCGGACAGGTCGCTGGCTACGCCAGCATCGCCGATTACGGGCCAGTGCACGCGTTCCGCCACGACGGCGAATCGATGCATGATCTTGGAACGCTGGGTGGAATGACCAGTTGGGGCTACGGGATCAATGATGCGGGTCATGTCGTCGGCATGGCGGATCTTGCCGGCAATGCGGCGAGCCATGCCTTCCTGCACGATGGCGTGACGATGCACGACCTGGGTACCCTGGGCGGGAATGACTCGAGCGCCATGGATGTGAACTCGCACGGTCACGTGGTCGGGTCGTCGATGATCGACGGCGGCACCCAGCATGCCTTCCTGTTTGACGGGAGCGCCCTGCTCGACCTCCACCTCCTGCTCGACAGCAGCGGGGCAGGTTGGACACTTCGCTTCGCCAATGCCATCAACGACCGCGGCGAGATCGTCGGCACTGGCGTCGTCGATGGTGTGACGCGCGCATTCCTGCTGACGCCCGTACCGGAGCCCCACAGCTATGTGCTCATGCTTGCCGGGCTGGCTGCCGTCGCCGCGCGGCAGGTGCGGCGCGGCGCTGCCGGGCCGGGCCGAGGCCGGAAAGGCGGCGAAAGCAAGAGCAGCAGGCGCATTGTGGCCGGTCTGGCGGCCTTGCTGACCGCCGCAGCGGGTGCGCCGGCGATCGCCAAAGAGATTTCGCTCGACGTGCAGATGGAGCAGGTCGGCTACACCCGATTGCACCACGGCATGTACATCGAGCCGTGGATCGATCCGACCCCGTTCACCATGACCCTCACCTTTGCCGACACGGTGACGTTGCAGAGCACAGGTGAAAACCAGGCACGCTATTCCATCGGGAAAATCCGCACCGCAGCCGACAGCCAGGTCAACGGCAATCCGGGCTTCGACTACGAATACGCCCGCCACCCCTCGACCGCCAGCTTCGTATCGGTCATTCAGGACTGGAGCGGGCCTCAGTTAAGCGGACGATCATCTACGAATCAGCCGGGGCGCCGGCCTGCTGATTGA
- a CDS encoding VOC family protein gives MNEIHEVFSYLMVRDAKAAIEFYQRAFGATELFRLVEPSGRIGHVELQLGPSVLMVCDEYPEYGMRGPQGDQFTGCTIHLHVDNADEMGERAVAAGATMLMPPSDQFYGERSCRLRDPFGHTWLLGHSIEKIEPDEMQRRYTAMMAAGA, from the coding sequence ATGAACGAGATTCACGAAGTATTTTCATATCTGATGGTGCGCGACGCCAAGGCCGCGATCGAGTTCTACCAAAGGGCGTTCGGCGCGACTGAACTGTTCCGGCTGGTCGAGCCTTCGGGTCGCATCGGCCACGTGGAGCTGCAGCTCGGACCCTCGGTCCTCATGGTGTGCGACGAATACCCCGAGTACGGCATGCGAGGCCCGCAAGGCGACCAGTTCACCGGCTGCACGATCCACCTGCATGTGGACAACGCCGACGAGATGGGCGAACGTGCGGTCGCGGCCGGCGCCACGATGTTGATGCCCCCCAGCGATCAGTTTTATGGCGAACGGTCGTGCCGGCTGCGCGATCCTTTCGGCCACACCTGGCTGCTTGGGCACTCGATCGAGAAGATCGAGCCCGACGAGATGCAGCGGCGCTATACGGCGATGATGGCTGCCGGAGCCTGA
- a CDS encoding helix-turn-helix domain-containing protein, translating into MFLRHRPSGPLALYVDCLWYSERGALPHTRERSLPTGCFDIVVPLLQDHLIRYETEQATDARRLHGAVVQGASDRFGVRGTEGASAVVGVHFRAGGAAAFLGGALPELRNRTELLEDVWGPAARELREKLQAAGSPRRALQLLQRELLQRLRNATLPDPLVAAAIDAFRRDPASARVEPVRNDSGCTPAQFIRRFEQAVGLTPKRYARVLRFGVLLPSLARCGPRDWAQIAVGAGYYDQSHLIHEFRELAGMAPGAYVPVQPGQPMHVALRP; encoded by the coding sequence ATGTTCCTGCGTCACCGCCCGTCCGGCCCGCTCGCCCTTTACGTCGATTGCCTCTGGTACAGCGAGCGCGGTGCATTGCCCCACACGCGTGAGCGCAGCCTGCCCACCGGCTGCTTCGACATCGTCGTGCCACTGCTGCAGGATCATCTGATCCGCTACGAGACCGAGCAGGCCACTGATGCGCGCCGGCTGCACGGCGCCGTGGTGCAGGGGGCGAGCGACCGCTTCGGGGTGCGGGGCACCGAAGGCGCGTCGGCCGTGGTCGGCGTGCACTTCAGGGCCGGCGGCGCCGCGGCATTCTTGGGTGGTGCGCTGCCCGAGCTTCGAAACCGCACCGAACTGCTAGAGGACGTGTGGGGACCGGCCGCACGCGAGTTGCGCGAGAAGCTGCAGGCCGCAGGGTCGCCCCGGCGCGCCCTGCAACTGCTGCAGCGGGAACTGCTGCAGCGGCTTCGCAATGCGACGCTGCCGGATCCGTTGGTCGCCGCAGCGATCGATGCCTTCCGCCGTGACCCGGCCAGCGCGCGGGTGGAGCCGGTACGGAACGACAGCGGCTGCACGCCGGCGCAATTCATCCGCCGCTTTGAGCAGGCGGTGGGGCTCACGCCCAAACGCTATGCGCGCGTGCTGCGCTTCGGCGTGCTGCTGCCGTCGCTGGCTCGCTGCGGGCCGCGCGACTGGGCACAGATCGCTGTGGGTGCCGGCTACTACGATCAATCACACCTGATCCACGAGTTCCGCGAGCTGGCCGGCATGGCGCCCGGTGCTTATGTGCCGGTGCAGCCCGGCCAGCCGATGCACGTAGCCCTGCGGCCTTGA
- a CDS encoding calcium-binding protein: protein MEIFMAILDGNAGNDVLIDFSADPNSTLNGNLSGGDDVMIGHTGDDTYFVNSAGDLVVEFAGEGSDTVVSSLGAYTLGVNVENLTLNNTAPVVALNGTGNELNNVITGNNANNVLSGLDGNDTLNGENGADTLNGGNGNDTLSGGNGGDALNGDAGNDILSGGNGADTLNGGAGNDTLNGDDGADALNGGAGNDTLNGNNGADTVEGGAGDDTLNGNNGIDMLSGQAGNDTLSGDNGADELNGGVGNDTLTGGNGSDTFVFGNRGAGNADTITDFVVANDSIVLLDALDAGLAGAISPGVLGLTFAGGNNPGNPLALASFFKGANVSGNAAGNTSGIYIDTVDGEIWYNPTTAAGGDAELLGTVTVGAAAALTQNDFIYGA, encoded by the coding sequence ATGGAGATCTTCATGGCAATCCTCGATGGCAACGCAGGCAACGACGTCCTCATCGACTTCAGCGCCGATCCCAATTCGACACTCAACGGCAACCTCTCCGGCGGCGACGATGTGATGATCGGCCACACCGGCGACGACACCTATTTCGTCAACTCCGCAGGCGACCTGGTAGTTGAGTTCGCGGGCGAAGGATCGGACACGGTGGTCTCCAGTCTTGGGGCCTACACGCTCGGGGTCAACGTCGAAAACCTGACGCTGAACAACACCGCGCCGGTGGTGGCGTTGAACGGCACCGGCAACGAGTTGAACAACGTGATCACCGGCAACAACGCGAACAACGTGCTGTCCGGGTTGGACGGCAACGACACCTTGAACGGCGAAAACGGAGCGGACACGCTCAACGGTGGCAATGGCAACGACACGCTGAGCGGCGGAAACGGCGGCGATGCCCTCAACGGTGACGCCGGCAACGACATCCTCTCTGGCGGCAACGGTGCCGACACGCTCAACGGCGGGGCCGGCAACGACACCCTCAACGGCGACGACGGTGCGGATGCGCTGAATGGCGGCGCGGGCAACGACACGCTCAATGGCAACAACGGCGCCGACACGGTGGAGGGCGGGGCTGGCGATGACACGCTCAATGGCAACAACGGCATCGACATGCTGTCGGGGCAGGCAGGCAACGATACGTTGAGCGGCGACAACGGCGCCGACGAGCTGAACGGCGGCGTCGGCAACGACACCCTCACGGGCGGGAACGGCAGCGACACCTTCGTCTTCGGCAACCGGGGCGCGGGCAATGCAGACACGATCACCGACTTCGTCGTCGCCAACGACAGCATCGTGCTGCTGGATGCCTTGGATGCGGGTCTGGCCGGCGCCATCAGTCCAGGCGTGTTGGGGCTGACGTTTGCGGGCGGCAACAACCCCGGCAACCCACTGGCCCTGGCGTCCTTCTTCAAGGGGGCCAACGTATCGGGCAACGCGGCAGGTAACACGAGCGGCATCTATATCGATACTGTCGATGGTGAGATCTGGTACAACCCGACCACCGCGGCGGGAGGCGATGCCGAACTGCTCGGGACGGTCACCGTCGGCGCCGCGGCCGCACTGACGCAGAACGATTTCATCTACGGCGCGTGA
- a CDS encoding DUF6194 family protein, with the protein MTQDDIRAHLASHPQVHVLLSAPGDGTPEMAWGDTFFSIIDATTGEPGKMPFATIVIKDYGDFDNASALNRGGLYRLNVEVGREKFEQLFGFKPAELEAHRGRFDFTEADRLFPHPAYGSSGWVSIINPAASSRGLVTELLDGSRDRALQRSSR; encoded by the coding sequence GTGACCCAGGACGACATCCGCGCCCATCTTGCGAGCCATCCCCAAGTGCATGTTCTCCTGTCCGCCCCGGGCGACGGGACGCCGGAGATGGCATGGGGCGACACCTTTTTCTCGATCATCGATGCGACGACCGGCGAGCCCGGGAAGATGCCGTTCGCGACCATCGTGATCAAGGACTACGGGGACTTCGACAACGCGTCGGCGCTCAACCGCGGCGGGCTCTACCGGCTCAACGTCGAGGTCGGGAGGGAGAAGTTCGAGCAGCTGTTCGGGTTCAAGCCTGCGGAGCTCGAAGCCCATCGCGGACGCTTCGATTTCACCGAGGCCGATCGGCTGTTCCCCCACCCGGCCTACGGCTCGAGCGGATGGGTGTCGATCATCAATCCGGCGGCATCGTCCCGGGGCTTGGTAACGGAGCTGCTGGACGGTTCGAGGGATCGAGCGCTGCAGCGGAGCAGCCGCTAA
- a CDS encoding Hsp20/alpha crystallin family protein, with translation MAFCALAGPNWANFICIAGQSDATPISCHVELHGDQLVVQGRKRFERESSSGRWRTVQGAYGDFHRTVQLPCHVRADRTRATYRDGVLRIELFKADGERTQRIWVKGG, from the coding sequence GTGGCTTTCTGCGCGTTAGCAGGCCCGAACTGGGCCAACTTCATTTGCATCGCTGGCCAATCCGATGCCACGCCGATCAGTTGTCACGTCGAGCTGCACGGCGACCAGCTCGTGGTGCAGGGGCGCAAGCGCTTCGAGCGCGAGTCCAGCTCGGGCCGCTGGAGAACGGTGCAGGGCGCTTACGGCGACTTCCACCGCACCGTGCAGCTGCCCTGCCACGTGCGTGCCGATCGCACCAGGGCGACGTATCGGGACGGCGTGCTGCGCATCGAGCTGTTCAAGGCCGACGGCGAGCGCACCCAACGCATCTGGGTGAAGGGCGGGTGA
- a CDS encoding amidohydrolase, producing the protein MQVVESLISRADENVRLRRDLHAHPELGFDEHRTADIVAQRLESWGLEVHRGVGGTGVVGVIRKGTSDRSVALRADMDALPIQELNQFSHVSKTPGKMHACGHDGHTTMLLSAARVLAEEAKFDGRVVLVFQPAEEIMGGARAMIQDKLFERFPVDAIFGFHNFVNLPIGHFAFRFGTGASLINFKVTLEGRGTHAAMPHLGLDPIPAACQIEQAFQTVISRNKAPVERGVISVTMIHAGEAVNVVPSSCVLQGTVRCPEALMAMFKRRMTQIVENTATAYELAGRIEWSHYTPGVDNHTKETEFVRQLMIDLVGAEKVHEREPTMGGEDFGYYLHVRPGSYFWVGAGPRQGEKDYRMEGHGPGPSTLHSASYDFNDALIPLGATLWVRLVERWLTVR; encoded by the coding sequence ATGCAAGTGGTCGAAAGCCTGATCAGCCGTGCCGACGAAAACGTCCGTCTCAGGCGTGATCTTCACGCTCATCCAGAACTGGGATTTGACGAGCACCGGACTGCTGACATCGTCGCGCAGCGCCTTGAAAGCTGGGGCTTGGAGGTTCATCGCGGTGTAGGCGGCACCGGAGTTGTCGGAGTGATCCGTAAGGGAACGTCTGATCGCAGCGTCGCGCTGAGAGCAGATATGGATGCGCTCCCGATTCAGGAGCTGAACCAATTTTCGCATGTCAGTAAAACCCCCGGCAAGATGCATGCGTGTGGACATGACGGCCACACGACGATGCTGCTAAGCGCCGCCCGAGTGCTGGCGGAAGAAGCGAAATTTGACGGCCGGGTTGTGCTGGTGTTTCAGCCCGCAGAGGAAATAATGGGCGGCGCCCGCGCCATGATTCAAGACAAGCTGTTCGAGAGATTTCCGGTAGACGCGATTTTTGGTTTTCACAATTTCGTCAACCTCCCGATAGGTCATTTCGCATTCCGTTTCGGCACCGGCGCGTCATTGATCAATTTCAAGGTGACGTTGGAGGGCAGGGGGACACATGCCGCCATGCCTCACTTAGGGCTGGATCCAATTCCCGCCGCCTGTCAAATTGAACAAGCCTTTCAAACAGTCATAAGCCGAAACAAGGCGCCGGTTGAACGGGGGGTTATCTCAGTCACCATGATTCATGCTGGTGAGGCAGTCAATGTGGTCCCGTCCAGCTGCGTTTTGCAAGGCACCGTCCGCTGCCCTGAAGCCCTGATGGCGATGTTCAAGCGGCGCATGACACAGATCGTTGAAAATACCGCGACAGCGTACGAGCTGGCCGGGCGCATCGAATGGAGTCATTACACCCCCGGCGTGGACAATCACACAAAAGAAACTGAGTTTGTACGGCAGTTGATGATTGACTTGGTGGGGGCAGAGAAAGTGCACGAGCGCGAGCCGACGATGGGAGGCGAGGATTTCGGCTACTACCTGCATGTCCGGCCCGGCTCGTATTTTTGGGTCGGTGCTGGGCCTAGGCAAGGCGAAAAGGACTATCGCATGGAGGGCCACGGACCTGGGCCGTCCACGTTGCATAGCGCCTCCTATGACTTTAATGATGCGCTGATTCCATTGGGTGCCACCCTCTGGGTCCGGCTGGTGGAGCGATGGCTCACCGTGCGCTAA
- a CDS encoding response regulator, which yields MKRMLVVDDHPVVAQCTASLFLNMQLADRVETCNTAAQTIQKLQSESDWFRIWLDVDIPGARGLSLIREARQLNLTPGTIDNNSAPSSMLCAQKAALMPCRSVSSMGISRPMH from the coding sequence ATGAAGCGAATGCTGGTCGTCGACGATCATCCAGTCGTTGCGCAGTGCACTGCGTCTCTCTTCTTGAATATGCAGCTCGCTGACAGAGTCGAGACCTGCAACACAGCCGCGCAGACGATTCAGAAACTGCAGAGCGAGAGTGACTGGTTTCGAATTTGGCTCGATGTCGATATTCCAGGAGCGCGCGGCTTATCCTTGATTCGAGAAGCGCGCCAGCTAAATCTGACTCCCGGCACGATCGATAACAATTCTGCGCCATCATCGATGCTCTGCGCGCAAAAAGCCGCACTCATGCCGTGTCGATCGGTATCGAGTATGGGCATATCCCGCCCGATGCATTAA
- a CDS encoding DUF6968 family protein gives MTQLAPIPSDFTSAVATREFELVRDAVASKLLVEIGTPVQDVESLGGTDWRCPVRFSGGETTRVQSACGVDSFQALHLAFRLVQVELDRLTKDEQATQVLFLGAAYDADTHLPIGAPGLLL, from the coding sequence ATGACACAACTAGCGCCAATTCCGTCCGACTTCACTTCAGCCGTTGCAACCCGGGAGTTCGAACTCGTCAGAGACGCGGTTGCCTCCAAGTTGCTCGTTGAGATCGGCACTCCCGTGCAAGACGTGGAGAGCCTGGGTGGAACTGACTGGCGGTGCCCTGTCCGATTCTCCGGCGGCGAGACAACTCGAGTGCAAAGTGCATGTGGTGTTGATTCGTTCCAGGCGCTACACCTTGCGTTTCGCTTGGTTCAAGTGGAATTGGATAGGCTGACAAAGGACGAGCAAGCTACACAAGTGCTGTTCCTTGGCGCAGCTTATGACGCAGATACTCACCTGCCGATCGGCGCTCCTGGCCTTCTTCTTTGA
- a CDS encoding IS66 family insertion sequence element accessory protein TnpB: protein MAACRHTGVSIAAVALTHGLNANLVRRWVEQEERGARSAKALPRPAPADEVPAFVPLNVEPPSAAPDIRIELQHGRTLVKVSWSASAAGECAAWLRELLR, encoded by the coding sequence GTGGCGGCCTGCCGTCACACCGGGGTCTCGATTGCAGCGGTGGCTCTGACGCACGGACTGAACGCCAACCTTGTGCGACGTTGGGTCGAGCAGGAGGAACGAGGAGCGCGCTCAGCGAAGGCGTTGCCACGGCCTGCTCCTGCAGATGAAGTGCCGGCCTTCGTGCCGCTGAACGTGGAGCCGCCGAGCGCGGCGCCCGACATCCGCATCGAGTTGCAGCATGGGCGGACCCTCGTGAAGGTCAGCTGGTCGGCCAGCGCTGCGGGCGAGTGCGCCGCCTGGCTGCGCGAGTTGCTGAGGTGA
- a CDS encoding PEP-CTERM sorting domain-containing protein gives MRVRRTLLAPLFGLPLAALGPSSLAMTTMEGMNVVSLMEGLVRSMDGLQLLDYIEDTPTLDVTGSFTSAGFVATSTGTIDGQSFSQSYQGTLAGSLGQNIVVNLTSNGTIKGQSFSTSGQVVWNWDAVAGNYATFDYEEIGLLGAGWINTANDVTIGLPVSGIDKEYKFSGRGSVAIRTPVAAQDGPAEINILNDGRLTIDIATKKSEPTPPPDLPDPDPPGPPFEPKPPRIELELDEFGIKGEILPVPEPATNVMLLAGLAAVAVAVGKRRRRL, from the coding sequence ATGAGAGTACGTCGCACCCTTTTGGCCCCGCTCTTTGGCTTGCCGCTGGCAGCTTTAGGGCCCTCATCGCTGGCGATGACAACGATGGAGGGGATGAACGTAGTATCCCTGATGGAAGGCTTGGTTCGTTCGATGGACGGACTTCAACTGCTCGATTACATCGAAGACACACCGACTCTCGATGTGACGGGGAGCTTCACGAGTGCCGGTTTTGTCGCTACTAGCACCGGCACAATAGACGGCCAATCGTTTTCGCAAAGTTATCAAGGAACTTTGGCGGGCAGCCTTGGACAAAATATCGTCGTGAATTTGACATCCAATGGCACAATCAAGGGCCAGAGCTTCTCGACGTCGGGTCAAGTTGTATGGAATTGGGATGCGGTGGCAGGAAACTATGCAACGTTTGATTATGAGGAGATCGGGCTTCTAGGAGCTGGATGGATTAACACGGCGAACGATGTGACAATCGGGCTACCTGTTTCTGGGATTGATAAAGAGTATAAATTTTCCGGAAGAGGGAGCGTTGCAATTCGGACGCCGGTCGCGGCTCAAGATGGGCCGGCAGAGATCAATATTCTGAATGACGGGCGTCTCACCATCGATATAGCGACCAAGAAGTCGGAACCTACGCCACCACCGGATCTGCCGGATCCAGATCCTCCGGGGCCTCCGTTCGAGCCGAAGCCACCTCGGATTGAGCTGGAACTCGACGAGTTCGGAATTAAGGGAGAGATATTGCCAGTTCCGGAGCCTGCGACCAACGTAATGTTGCTTGCAGGACTGGCAGCTGTCGCTGTCGCTGTTGGGAAGCGACGCCGCCGCCTTTGA
- a CDS encoding GyrI-like domain-containing protein encodes MAHGISCHFEDDGRFAFLVGEPATAAWDGVLPEGFTQVVLPAGRYACFTVVGPASGVPDAGRHIYGCWLPRADVQRGEGPDWEVTDVRASAFPDRLHVQIFIPVR; translated from the coding sequence ATGGCGCACGGAATATCCTGTCACTTCGAAGACGACGGCCGCTTCGCTTTTCTCGTCGGGGAGCCGGCCACCGCCGCTTGGGACGGAGTGCTGCCGGAAGGATTCACGCAAGTCGTCTTGCCCGCCGGGCGCTATGCCTGCTTCACGGTCGTCGGCCCTGCTTCTGGCGTGCCGGATGCCGGGCGGCACATCTACGGGTGCTGGTTGCCTCGAGCGGACGTGCAACGCGGCGAGGGTCCGGACTGGGAGGTCACCGACGTCCGCGCTTCTGCCTTCCCCGACAGGCTGCACGTGCAGATCTTCATCCCTGTGCGATGA
- a CDS encoding haloacid dehalogenase type II: MADERLTDIKVLAFDVFGTVVDWHGSITREVEAMQLDVDAQRFALAWREGYKPAMKRVSDGLQGWTKIDALHRQILDELLPSFGLSDLNEAQRFHLNLAWHRLDPWPDTVAGLTRLKRRYVLTTLSNGNVSLLVDLARHGGLPWDCVLSAETFRCYKPHPATYLGVAQLLDVAPEQVMLVAAHHEDLEAAAACGLRTAYVERPLEYGPAQSKDVSPRASHTLHARHLLHLAELLGA; the protein is encoded by the coding sequence ATGGCAGATGAACGCCTGACAGATATCAAGGTGCTCGCATTCGATGTGTTCGGGACGGTGGTCGACTGGCACGGCTCCATCACCCGGGAAGTCGAGGCGATGCAGTTGGACGTGGACGCACAGCGCTTCGCCTTGGCTTGGCGTGAAGGCTACAAGCCGGCGATGAAGCGGGTGTCGGACGGCCTGCAGGGTTGGACGAAGATCGACGCGCTGCACCGACAGATCCTCGACGAGTTGCTGCCGAGTTTTGGGCTGTCGGACCTGAACGAGGCACAACGCTTTCATCTCAACTTGGCCTGGCATCGTCTCGACCCCTGGCCCGACACGGTGGCGGGCCTGACACGCCTGAAACGCCGCTACGTCCTCACGACCCTGTCCAACGGCAATGTCAGCTTGCTGGTCGACCTGGCACGGCACGGCGGCCTGCCATGGGACTGCGTGCTGTCGGCGGAAACTTTCCGGTGCTACAAGCCGCACCCGGCCACTTACCTGGGCGTGGCGCAGCTGCTAGATGTGGCGCCCGAACAGGTGATGCTGGTCGCGGCCCATCACGAAGATCTGGAGGCGGCAGCGGCCTGCGGGCTGCGCACGGCTTACGTCGAGCGGCCGCTCGAATATGGGCCGGCACAGTCTAAGGACGTCTCGCCCCGCGCAAGCCACACGCTCCACGCGCGGCACCTGCTCCACCTGGCCGAGCTGCTCGGCGCATAG
- a CDS encoding TetR/AcrR family transcriptional regulator yields the protein MARAPNPYNPRKKPLQARSTRTVEAIFDACIQVLVDGGIERVTTTRVAERAGVSVGSLYQYFPNKQSLLAALLDRYLSGVVEAVEQTCSASKGCSSDTMAAQVVDAFVTAKLKHGPASSALCGLASEVWGIDVVARATERCQLALRDMLASAADRRFTDLANVSFVVSTAVIGPVEALLAAQAPPRRISAVRAQLRSMVAAYLREVASLPAEEHSG from the coding sequence ATGGCGCGCGCTCCCAACCCCTACAACCCAAGAAAAAAACCGCTTCAAGCGCGCTCGACGCGCACCGTCGAAGCCATCTTCGATGCCTGCATTCAGGTTTTGGTCGATGGCGGCATCGAGCGCGTGACCACCACCCGCGTAGCCGAGCGTGCCGGCGTGTCCGTCGGGTCGCTCTACCAGTACTTCCCCAACAAGCAGTCGCTCCTGGCGGCATTGCTTGATCGGTATCTGTCGGGGGTCGTCGAGGCCGTCGAGCAGACGTGCTCAGCATCCAAAGGCTGCAGCTCGGACACCATGGCGGCCCAGGTGGTCGATGCTTTCGTGACTGCCAAGCTCAAGCATGGCCCCGCCTCCAGCGCCCTGTGTGGCCTTGCCAGCGAAGTGTGGGGAATCGACGTGGTCGCGCGGGCGACCGAACGCTGTCAGCTCGCCTTGCGCGACATGCTGGCGTCCGCGGCCGATCGTCGGTTCACGGATCTGGCCAACGTCAGCTTCGTCGTATCGACCGCCGTGATCGGGCCGGTGGAGGCCTTGCTGGCAGCCCAAGCCCCGCCAAGGCGGATCTCGGCCGTGCGCGCCCAACTCAGATCCATGGTGGCGGCTTACCTGCGTGAGGTCGCATCACTGCCGGCCGAGGAGCATTCGGGCTAG